From the genome of Candidatus Promineifilum breve, one region includes:
- a CDS encoding ATP-dependent DNA ligase has product MNRFANLYFALDATTRTNDKIAAMRAYFDDAPPADAAWAVYFLSGRRPKRLLSAALLRRWAAESAAIPDWLQEEAYHAVGDSAEAAALLLPAADQLSDRPLHQWVENVIFQLREKDEADQRAAVLAAWAELDDPQRYVFNKLITGGFRVGVSQRLLVRALAEAAALPDATIAQRLMGTWEATPDFYAALVHPDEELGDTIGRPYPFFLAYALEADPATLGDPAEWQVEWKWDGIRAQLIRRQGQTFLWSRGEELVTDRYPEVIEAAAALADCVLDGELLVWDFAADRPQPFAALQQRIGRKNVTARTLADTPVVLLAYDLLEWAGEDWRERPLTERRARLAEIIAAAGSQRLPISTVVEAATWDDLIRLREESRARGVEGFMLKRRSSPYRVGRRRGDWWKWKVDPYSIDAVLIYAQRGSGRRAGLYTDYTFALWNGPPDDPGRELVPFTKAYGGLTDAEIREVDRFITSHTTDRFGPVRSVTPELVMEIAFEAIQASNRHKSGVAVRFPRILRWRRDKAIGEADTLEIFKRHDIAALKV; this is encoded by the coding sequence ATGAACCGCTTCGCCAACCTCTACTTCGCCCTCGACGCCACCACCCGCACCAACGACAAAATCGCCGCCATGCGCGCCTACTTCGACGACGCGCCGCCGGCCGATGCCGCCTGGGCCGTCTACTTCCTGAGCGGCCGCCGGCCCAAACGGCTGCTCTCGGCCGCGCTGCTGCGCCGTTGGGCGGCCGAATCGGCGGCCATCCCCGACTGGCTGCAAGAAGAAGCCTACCACGCCGTGGGCGACTCGGCCGAAGCCGCCGCCCTGCTGCTGCCCGCCGCCGACCAACTCTCCGACCGGCCGCTCCACCAGTGGGTGGAGAACGTCATTTTTCAACTACGCGAAAAAGACGAGGCCGACCAACGCGCCGCCGTCCTGGCCGCCTGGGCCGAACTGGACGACCCGCAGCGCTACGTCTTCAACAAGCTCATCACCGGCGGCTTCCGCGTCGGCGTGTCCCAGCGGCTGCTGGTGCGCGCCCTGGCCGAGGCCGCCGCCCTGCCCGACGCCACCATCGCCCAACGCCTGATGGGCACGTGGGAGGCCACGCCCGACTTCTACGCCGCGCTCGTCCACCCCGACGAGGAGCTAGGCGACACCATCGGCCGCCCCTACCCGTTCTTCCTGGCCTACGCGCTGGAGGCCGACCCGGCCACGCTGGGCGACCCGGCCGAGTGGCAGGTGGAATGGAAATGGGACGGCATCCGCGCCCAACTCATCCGCCGCCAGGGGCAAACCTTCCTCTGGTCGCGCGGCGAGGAACTGGTGACCGACCGCTACCCGGAGGTCATCGAGGCCGCCGCCGCCCTAGCCGATTGCGTCCTCGACGGCGAACTGTTGGTCTGGGACTTCGCCGCCGACCGGCCGCAGCCCTTCGCCGCGCTGCAACAACGCATCGGCCGCAAGAACGTGACCGCGCGGACGCTGGCCGACACGCCGGTCGTGCTGCTGGCCTACGACCTGCTGGAGTGGGCCGGCGAGGATTGGCGCGAACGGCCGTTGACCGAGCGCCGGGCGCGGCTGGCCGAGATAATCGCCGCGGCCGGCAGCCAACGGTTGCCCATTTCTACCGTGGTGGAGGCCGCCACCTGGGACGACCTAATTCGACTACGCGAAGAAAGCCGGGCGCGCGGCGTCGAGGGCTTCATGCTCAAGCGCCGCTCCTCCCCCTATCGCGTCGGCCGCCGCCGGGGCGACTGGTGGAAGTGGAAGGTCGATCCCTACAGCATCGACGCCGTGCTCATCTACGCCCAGCGGGGCAGCGGCCGGCGCGCCGGTCTCTACACCGACTACACCTTCGCCCTCTGGAACGGCCCGCCCGACGACCCCGGCCGCGAGCTGGTGCCCTTCACCAAAGCCTACGGCGGGCTGACCGACGCCGAAATCCGCGAGGTCGACCGCTTCATCACCAGCCACACCACCGACCGCTTCGGCCCCGTGCGCTCCGTCACGCCCGAACTGGTGATGGAGATCGCCTTCGAGGCCATCCAGGCCTCGAACCGGCATAAGTCGGGCGTGGCGGTGCGCTTTCCGCGTATCTTGCGTTGGCGGCGGGATAAAGCGATCGGGGAGGCGGATACGTTGGAGATTTTTAAAAGGCATGATATAGCCGCATTAAAGGTTTAA
- a CDS encoding DUF5615 family PIN-like protein, with protein MKPRFLLDENMSPHFAATLRAYISDLDVIRVGDPDAPPLQTPDETILLYLNDAGRILITKNRASMPEHLRRHFAQGGKHWGILTIREGARLRDIIESLSIVEGASEAEDWINTIMWIPF; from the coding sequence GTGAAACCACGGTTCCTGCTGGATGAGAATATGTCGCCGCACTTCGCGGCTACTCTACGTGCTTATATATCGGATCTAGATGTCATTCGGGTTGGCGATCCTGATGCGCCTCCCCTGCAAACGCCCGATGAGACGATCCTGCTCTACCTTAACGATGCGGGCCGGATACTGATAACCAAGAACCGCGCCAGCATGCCCGAACACTTGCGCCGGCACTTCGCTCAAGGAGGCAAGCATTGGGGCATTTTGACCATTCGTGAAGGGGCGCGCCTGCGCGACATCATCGAATCGTTGAGCATTGTCGAAGGAGCGTCCGAGGCCGAGGATTGGATCAACACAATCATGTGGATTCCCTTCTAG
- a CDS encoding DUF433 domain-containing protein, which yields MLLEDYFDFLDPDDIRLRGHRLGIDDILTLYLEGQDPEQIQWTFPTLSLEEIHATITYYWHNRTEVDAYLERVRRMTAERMAAYDRLPESELPEVVRRLRTLKALRQVEAES from the coding sequence ATGTTACTTGAAGACTACTTCGACTTCCTTGATCCTGACGATATTCGCCTTCGGGGACACCGTCTGGGCATTGACGACATTCTGACCCTCTACCTGGAAGGTCAAGACCCGGAGCAGATTCAATGGACGTTTCCCACGCTCTCACTCGAAGAGATTCATGCTACGATTACCTACTACTGGCATAATCGAACTGAGGTTGATGCCTATCTGGAACGGGTGCGTCGCATGACCGCCGAGCGCATGGCCGCCTACGACCGGTTGCCTGAATCGGAATTGCCCGAAGTCGTGCGCCGTCTGCGCACATTGAAAGCGCTCAGGCAAGTGGAAGCCGAGTCCTGA
- a CDS encoding ligase-associated DNA damage response exonuclease encodes MLLSLTDLGLYCAAGDFFVDPWQPVARAVITHAHADHARPGSAAYLCAAPGAGILRARLGPDAAIETLAYGEATTINGVAVSLHPAGHILGSAQVRLAHGGEVWVVSGDYKTDPDPTCAPFASVPCHTFITEATFGLPIYRWPAQAEVFAGVNDWWRANQATGRASVLFAYALGKAQRVMAGIDPAIGPIYVHGAVARLNAAYRAAGVALPDWAYVGDAPPKTDWTRALIIAPTSAQGTPWLRRFGEQSAAFASGWMRVRGQRRRRAVDRGFVLSDHVDWPGLLGAIAATGASRVLVTHGYSAVVVRYLRERGLEAYELDTPFDDQPADEEANE; translated from the coding sequence ATGCTCCTCAGCCTCACTGACCTCGGCCTCTACTGCGCGGCGGGCGACTTCTTCGTCGATCCCTGGCAGCCGGTGGCGCGGGCGGTCATCACCCACGCCCACGCCGACCACGCCCGCCCCGGCTCGGCCGCCTATCTGTGCGCCGCCCCCGGCGCGGGCATCCTGCGCGCCCGCCTGGGGCCGGACGCGGCCATCGAAACGCTGGCCTATGGCGAGGCGACGACGATCAACGGGGTGGCCGTCTCGCTCCATCCCGCCGGCCACATCCTCGGCTCGGCTCAGGTGCGGCTGGCACACGGCGGCGAAGTGTGGGTCGTCAGCGGCGACTACAAGACCGACCCCGACCCCACCTGCGCCCCGTTCGCGTCCGTGCCCTGCCACACCTTCATCACCGAAGCCACCTTTGGCCTGCCCATCTACCGTTGGCCGGCTCAGGCCGAGGTCTTCGCCGGGGTCAACGACTGGTGGCGGGCCAACCAGGCCACCGGGCGGGCCAGCGTCCTCTTCGCCTATGCATTGGGCAAGGCCCAGCGGGTCATGGCCGGCATCGATCCGGCCATCGGGCCGATCTACGTCCACGGCGCGGTGGCGCGGCTGAACGCGGCCTATCGCGCCGCCGGGGTGGCCCTGCCCGATTGGGCCTACGTGGGGGACGCGCCGCCCAAAACGGACTGGACGCGGGCGCTGATCATCGCCCCCACCTCGGCCCAGGGCACGCCCTGGCTGCGGCGCTTCGGCGAGCAGTCGGCCGCCTTCGCCTCGGGCTGGATGCGCGTGCGCGGCCAGCGCCGCCGCCGCGCCGTCGACCGCGGCTTCGTCCTGTCCGACCACGTCGATTGGCCGGGGCTGCTGGGCGCGATAGCGGCCACCGGAGCGAGCCGCGTGCTGGTGACGCACGGCTACTCGGCCGTCGTCGTGCGCTACCTGCGCGAGCGCGGCCTGGAGGCGTACGAACTCGACACGCCTTTCGATGACCAGCCGGCGGATGAAGAAGCTAACGAGTGA
- a CDS encoding DUF3307 domain-containing protein: protein MVIAMLLAHLMGDYVLQWDALAQWKSRELRGVIVHSAILAAVTAAFALPINPNWWGGILIISLSHFTIDALQFYIRPTFSPLLRFILDQLAHFFFIILALTLTGYLAWGNLWGGLVDSARATPLLTALLGYAFITMPAWVLLKFVVYALVKGQPPNFPAGPNKFVGITERVIITSLVLSGLALLVPLVTLPRLIVEWPRVIQAGGDTIYLTELISSVALAVGVGVGLSAL from the coding sequence ATGGTCATCGCCATGCTGTTGGCCCATCTGATGGGCGATTACGTGCTACAATGGGACGCCCTGGCCCAATGGAAGAGCCGCGAGTTGCGCGGCGTCATCGTCCACAGCGCCATCCTGGCCGCCGTCACCGCCGCCTTCGCCCTGCCCATTAACCCCAACTGGTGGGGCGGCATCCTGATCATCAGTCTCAGTCACTTCACCATCGACGCCCTGCAATTCTATATCCGCCCGACCTTCTCCCCCCTGCTGCGCTTCATCCTCGACCAACTGGCCCACTTCTTCTTCATCATCCTGGCCCTGACCTTGACCGGCTATCTGGCCTGGGGCAACCTGTGGGGCGGCCTCGTGGACAGCGCGCGGGCCACGCCGCTGCTGACGGCCCTGCTGGGCTACGCCTTCATCACCATGCCGGCCTGGGTGCTGCTGAAATTCGTCGTCTACGCCCTGGTGAAGGGCCAGCCGCCCAACTTCCCAGCTGGGCCAAACAAGTTCGTGGGCATCACCGAGCGGGTGATCATTACCTCGCTGGTGCTATCCGGGCTGGCCCTGCTCGTGCCACTGGTCACGCTGCCGCGCCTCATCGTCGAATGGCCCCGGGTGATCCAGGCTGGGGGCGATACTATCTACCTGACCGAACTCATTTCCAGCGTGGCGCTGGCGGTGGGGGTGGGGGTGGGATTGAGTGCGTTATAA
- a CDS encoding UPF0182 family membrane protein, whose product MKQEDFDIPEVFRRAMEEAGWRAEQEDDGGDRPPRRPFAPPARSPRFNRMLILVFLALLFIFSLGSIASFYTDFLWFDHLGFRDMFVKRLTVRAIVFGVAFVLAIVVLLGNWLPARLRAVRAAQATGGSAPGLGPIISGVAVVLSFLLASAAAGQWEELLLYLNAQPFGIEVPIFGRDVAFYVFNLPVYRFIQGWLFTLVLIALLGLLPIYSIPNLEELQRGTWRPLRSELLWRHAAVLGGVLLLLWAAGYALDMFDLLYSTRGVAFGAGYTDLRAGLWALRLQMAFMLLTALGVFYNALRPAPRLPLITGALWLFSVLVIGGVLPGVMQRYVVEPNELTLETPYIENNIALTRRAYDLERIEARDFGQVQDLQPQDLLDNEDVLRNIRLWDWRPLQRTYIQLQGLRPYYSFTDVDVDRYVIDGEQRQVMLGTRELDKSKLPAPSWVNRNLEFTHGYGIVMNPVNEVTADGQPSFFIQDFPPRSRVSIEVTRPEIYYGELTNDTVYVGSNRQEFSYPSGNTNVYTNYSGTGGVVLDSFLKRLAFAMRQSDPNVLLNDDITPTTRAQFRRQIQERIRALTPFLLLDADPYMVVNDEGRLIWLQDAYTVSDDFPYATPVRIPTGAATDDPTQPVTTTRTVNYMRNAVKIAVDAYNGTVSYYVSDPNDPIIRSYARAFPGVFQPFENMPADLMAHVRYPEGLLNVQADLYTTYHMTDVRVFYNKEDLWQIPNEVANGQEGPIEPYYVTLPLPGSNEPEYLLILPFSPATKNNMIAWLAARNDPAHYGQLIVYELPKQELVFGPIQIEGRIDQEPAISEQFTLWDQRGSSVIRGNLLVLPINQSFLYIEPVYLESDTSALPELKRIVTASNSAVAMAETLSGSLVALSRGSTDTPIVVVDDGVVDDGAEPTPAPTPEVILNPQTIEEYVAAANAHLAAAEEAQRNGDWATYGRELEALQQTLTELSAVIDQTE is encoded by the coding sequence ATGAAACAAGAAGATTTTGACATCCCGGAAGTATTTCGGCGGGCGATGGAAGAGGCTGGCTGGCGGGCCGAGCAGGAAGACGACGGCGGCGACCGGCCACCGCGCCGCCCCTTCGCCCCACCCGCCCGCTCGCCGCGCTTCAACCGGATGCTCATCCTCGTCTTTCTGGCCCTTCTCTTCATCTTCAGTCTGGGCAGCATCGCCTCGTTCTACACCGATTTTCTGTGGTTCGACCATCTCGGCTTTCGCGATATGTTCGTCAAGCGGCTGACGGTGCGGGCGATCGTCTTCGGCGTGGCTTTCGTCCTGGCGATAGTCGTCCTGCTGGGGAACTGGCTGCCGGCCCGGTTGCGCGCCGTCCGCGCCGCGCAGGCCACCGGCGGCAGCGCGCCCGGCCTGGGGCCGATCATCAGCGGCGTGGCCGTGGTGCTCAGCTTCCTGCTGGCCTCGGCCGCCGCCGGCCAATGGGAAGAGCTGCTGCTCTATCTCAACGCCCAGCCGTTCGGCATCGAAGTGCCCATCTTCGGCCGCGATGTGGCCTTCTACGTCTTCAACCTGCCCGTCTACCGCTTCATCCAGGGCTGGCTGTTCACGCTGGTGCTCATCGCCCTGCTGGGTCTGCTGCCCATCTACTCCATCCCCAACCTCGAAGAGTTGCAGCGTGGCACGTGGCGGCCATTGCGTTCGGAATTATTGTGGCGGCACGCGGCCGTGTTGGGCGGCGTCCTGCTGCTGCTGTGGGCCGCCGGCTACGCGCTGGATATGTTCGACCTGCTCTACTCCACGCGCGGCGTGGCCTTTGGGGCGGGCTACACCGACCTGCGCGCCGGGCTATGGGCCTTGCGGCTGCAAATGGCCTTCATGCTCCTGACCGCGTTGGGCGTGTTCTACAATGCCCTGCGCCCCGCGCCACGCCTGCCGCTCATCACCGGAGCACTGTGGCTGTTCTCCGTGCTGGTCATCGGCGGCGTGCTGCCCGGCGTCATGCAGCGCTACGTCGTCGAGCCGAACGAACTGACGCTGGAGACGCCCTACATCGAGAACAACATCGCCCTCACCCGCCGCGCCTACGATCTGGAGCGCATCGAAGCCCGCGACTTCGGCCAGGTGCAGGACCTTCAGCCGCAGGATTTGCTGGACAACGAGGACGTGCTGCGCAACATTCGCCTGTGGGATTGGCGACCGCTGCAACGGACGTACATCCAGTTACAGGGGCTGCGGCCGTATTACTCCTTCACCGACGTCGACGTTGACCGCTACGTCATCGACGGCGAGCAGCGGCAGGTGATGCTGGGCACGCGCGAACTGGACAAGAGCAAGCTGCCCGCCCCGTCGTGGGTCAACCGCAATCTGGAGTTTACCCACGGCTACGGCATCGTGATGAATCCGGTCAACGAAGTGACGGCCGACGGCCAGCCCAGCTTTTTCATCCAGGACTTCCCCCCGCGCAGCCGGGTGTCGATCGAAGTGACGCGCCCGGAGATCTATTACGGCGAACTGACCAACGATACCGTCTACGTGGGCAGCAATCGCCAGGAGTTCAGCTATCCCAGCGGCAATACGAACGTCTACACGAATTATTCCGGTACGGGCGGCGTCGTCCTCGATTCATTTCTCAAGCGGCTGGCCTTCGCCATGCGGCAGAGCGACCCCAACGTCCTGCTCAACGACGACATCACCCCCACCACCCGCGCCCAGTTCCGCCGCCAGATCCAGGAACGCATCCGCGCCCTGACGCCCTTCCTGCTGCTCGACGCCGACCCCTATATGGTGGTCAACGACGAGGGGCGGCTCATCTGGTTGCAGGACGCCTACACCGTCAGCGACGATTTCCCCTACGCCACGCCGGTGCGCATACCGACGGGGGCCGCGACCGATGACCCCACGCAGCCGGTGACGACCACCCGCACCGTCAACTACATGCGCAACGCGGTCAAGATTGCCGTCGATGCCTACAACGGCACGGTCAGCTACTACGTCAGCGACCCCAACGATCCGATCATCCGCAGCTATGCCCGCGCCTTCCCCGGTGTTTTCCAGCCCTTCGAGAACATGCCCGCCGACCTCATGGCCCACGTGCGCTACCCTGAAGGGCTGCTCAATGTGCAGGCCGATCTCTATACCACCTACCACATGACCGACGTGCGCGTCTTCTACAACAAGGAAGACCTGTGGCAAATCCCCAACGAGGTCGCCAACGGGCAGGAGGGGCCGATTGAGCCGTATTACGTCACCCTGCCGCTGCCCGGCTCGAACGAACCGGAATACCTGCTCATCCTGCCCTTCAGCCCGGCCACCAAGAACAACATGATCGCCTGGCTGGCCGCCCGCAACGATCCGGCCCATTACGGCCAGCTCATCGTCTACGAACTGCCCAAGCAGGAATTGGTATTTGGGCCGATCCAGATCGAGGGGCGCATCGACCAGGAGCCGGCCATCTCCGAACAGTTCACGCTCTGGGATCAGCGCGGCTCCAGCGTCATTCGCGGCAATCTGCTGGTGCTGCCCATCAATCAGAGCTTCCTCTACATCGAGCCGGTCTATCTGGAATCGGACACCAGCGCGCTGCCGGAGCTGAAGCGCATCGTCACCGCCAGCAACAGCGCCGTGGCCATGGCCGAAACGCTGAGCGGGTCGCTGGTGGCCCTGTCGCGCGGCTCCACCGACACGCCGATCGTGGTCGTCGATGACGGAGTGGTTGATGACGGGGCCGAACCGACGCCCGCACCCACGCCGGAAGTGATCCTGAATCCGCAGACCATCGAGGAGTACGTGGCCGCGGCCAACGCCCATCTGGCGGCGGCCGAAGAGGCACAACGCAACGGCGACTGGGCCACCTATGGCCGCGAGTTGGAGGCGTTGCAGCAGACCTTGACGGAGCTAAGCGCGGTCATCGACCAAACTGAGTAA